In Ptychodera flava strain L36383 chromosome 17, AS_Pfla_20210202, whole genome shotgun sequence, one genomic interval encodes:
- the LOC139115144 gene encoding uncharacterized protein gives MKLSFVLLAALLVGVCEGSSSDSSPENDYSCILTVTRIHDAITNKVMLKGADCHDDLHELKTQADQITADVTITAYHAYEDIEEDGRIIFSITASKLDTVSADDYGTKIVADGDVDGCFNCTTGIYIGLGGTKKTCIPMDCLSQFDGVYVNPPLPVTRSNLFTKCIKEDNDDGSYVTYCKDFTPKLSPSNA, from the exons ATGAAGTTATCATTCGTACTACTGGCTGCTCTGCTTGTTGGAGTCTGCGAAGGATCCTCTAGCGACTCTTCCCCCGAAAATGATTATTCTTGCATCTTAACTGTGACCCGCATTCATGATGCAATCACGAACAAGGTGATGTTAAAAGGAGCCGATTGCCATGACGACCTGCATGAGCTGAAGACACAAGCTGACCAGATAACTGCAGATGTTACCATCACAGCGTACCATGCATACGAGGATATTGAGGAAGATGGCAGAATTATATTTAGCATAACAGCAAGTAAATTGGACACAGTGTCTGCCGATGACTAT GGAACTAAGATTGTAGCTGATGGCGACGTCGATGGCTGCTTCAACTGTACAACTGGCATTTATATCGGTCTTGGTGGAACAAAGAAAACTTGTATTCCAATG GACTGCCTCTCTCAGTTTGACGGAGTATACGTGAACCCGCCTTTACCTGTCACCAGGAGTAATTTATTCACCAAGTGTATCAAGGAAGATAACGATGATGGTTCCTACGTCACGTATTGCAAGGACTTCACACCAAAGCTGTCACCAAGTAATGCCTGA